aaaaatataagaaatacaCTTTGAATTGGGTGTTTTGTCTAAAACACTCCTTCtggtatattaaaatattttttttcattaaatatttcgAGAGGTATTTTTAGATAacaatcaattcaaaatttaaattttatttaattgaatgtttgaaaagatattttcatatctgaaaatatgttttgaaatacctaatttgaaatgtgttttttttttttttttttacatttgagTATTTCAGATAATATTTTCTGaattcaaaaatatctttttgaaataatcaatccaaaaatgattaaaaaagagATGCAGAGTTTTCTCTTATAATTTAATGAGGAGGAATAGTTTGAGGATTATAGGTTTTATAAGGGtgcaggaaaagaaaaaggtatgGAAGAAAAAACCATTATCTTTTctgcatttattttcttttcctactAAAACATGTCAAACACTGTTAATACACTTATTTattggacatgtaattttttaattattagttgcaaaaattttgaatgaaaacaCCTCATCTATAatttggattaaaaatataaataaccttaaattattctattaaaGTTAACGTAACAGAATTTCCAACATAGGGACAACATGattgtattaataaattaagttatcaaatctatgaatttaaaataaaactcattaGTGTACTGAAATATTAAAGTTAGAATGCTGAGTTCAACCTAAATAACAACTTATGTGTTGTATATACAAACACTAAAAACTCAGTTATGAAAGCAACTATTACGTCTGACATTTGTTTGGTGGAAAATACTCAAAATCTTAAACAGAAGGTAGAAGAAATATTATTAACCGTTTAaaccaaaagtaaaataaatgtatatagaAAAGCTGTGCCTCTGATATTGAAGTACTAAGTTTAAGATTTTGATGTTTTACAGTATTTCAGAGAATCTACATTATAATAAGTAGcgtatttattaaattttgaccAAGACATCTTAGGTGTCTTAGGTGGAACAACAAAACTTTCCTAACAAAAAAGGTATCTATCAGCTCACTTGGGTACAAAAGACAACTATTATTTCCTAAATCTAACAACTATAACTGTTATCTGTCACGCTCTCTCGCTTTtcctttaacttttatatttaaagaattatGTTAAATTCGAAAAACTGATGCTATAGGTTTCCCTATCAATACGAAAGCTCTTTAGACGTAATCTGCATTTCCCTTTGATTCTTTAAAAAGCTTTTAAAGGTTGAATCAATCAAATATGGAAGTACCATAATTTGAAGGCTTCACATAATTAAGAGTGAAGCCAAAGGCAACGAATCCATTGAGATAGAGTACCATTCCTATTACAACATATCCAAAAGGAAGTCTGTTTCCTTCAGTTCAAGAATATCCAAATATATGTACAGAATGATATACGTTAAACTAAAGTAGAATGAATATGTTGCTTATTTATCCTTCGTTTCCTCAGGCAAAGCAGAAGCTTTGCAGATAGGACATACTTTCTTCATAGATAACCATTTTCTAATGCAACTCACATGGTAATCATGCCCACAAGCTTTCAGCGTTCCAACATCGTCCACGTTCTTATATTCTTCCTGCGATTTTCAACACGGATCAGTTAAACAACGGACTAAGGCCATCTAAATTTCAAAAGGGGTCATCaactaaatttatttagtttcactatattattttattgtgaatgGAACAAGGAAACATACCAGGCAGATTGCAcaagcttcttcttcttgacTTGGCTCGGATGAACAGTATATCGTTTCTGTCAAATACTTGGAAATCAAATCCTCAGACAATCCTGTGCTCACATGGCCTATTCTCTCTCCGAGTGCAAGGAGTTCCTGCTTGAGCCAAACATCCAAAtgattaacaatttttttacagtGCATGATATTAATTGTAAGAAGCGAAACAACAATAGTTACCTCATAACTCATGTTGTCTATGTCCATCCTCATGTCTCTATGTTGATCAATCATATTCCTACCATACAGTGAAGTGCGATCAACAATCATGAAACCCTGtaagaacaataaaaccaaACTTGAGTCATACACCCTCAATGAAAGAACAAATTTGAGTCTCCCAGCGGAACTAAAGCCCAAAACTACAGTTTTGCTAATACTAGGTTAATAACTAGTCAACTACACGAAGGATTTACAAGAACCAACATGCCAATGAAGTTTGCTAGCTCACCAAATATCTCAATCAAGGTTATATAGCAATAATGGAGCCAgggtaaaaaatataaacatggcACGTGTGTTTCCAATCATTACTCACAAGAACAAAGCTCTTGAGAGAAGATGCAATAGATACCTCAAAGCTAAATTGATCATTAAGACCAACCTCATCAGCCAATGCTCGATATCTATCACTATGTATTCTTGACCTTCCATTTCTATCATTGCTGTGCCAGCCAATGGTGGTCAATGGCCTTGGATGTCTAGAAGAGTAACTTTCAGCCACCATATGCAATCCATCATCAGAAGGTGCCATGCGACCCAAGCGCAAGCTGGAAGAAGCCCTAAAAGTTGGAGTAGATCTTTGAGAGTAGTTACTGCGAACTCCTCTAGCAGGTTGAGCCGGACAATTACTATGAAAACTTTGTGGAGCAGTAGGATTTCTGCTAGTTCCAAATTCATTATGAAAACCTCCAACATCTACTGGAGCATTACTAGAACCATTTCCAGCAAGGAAATGATTAGCCTCGTGATTAAAAGCATTTGCATCtgcattttaataaaaaaggtCACTTCAGATCTAAAGTAGAGGCCATTAGAATGACTTCTGCTTGTACCAAATTACAAACTAACCTGATGATGGCACCCTTCCATGAGCAAGACACACACTCATTTGGCTCCAATCCCTTGTCAAAGATCCAGAAGTTTGAGTAGAAAGATCTACCATGGTAGAATGGTCCATTTGGGGACCGGTAGAGAATGAGTTGTGTGAATGAGTATTCGATAAATGGGTCCTAGCCAGGTTGGACTCCAAATCAAGTGTAGAACGACTCCTCACATTCCTTAAAGAACTTTCACCCCGTATTGAAAGGCCTCTACCTCTAAATGAGGGTGTCATATTCACATGATCAGGTGTCATATTAACATGATCCCAAGGCATATATAGTGAATCCATAGTGGGCTTCTCAGGCCGCAATTCTGAAGATGTAGGACGATCAGCTGCATTTGCACTTGCAGCATTAAAACATCTGCTTGTACTTCCTCTCTCACAGACTGAAGGAACTCCAGGGCTCTTCCGCTTATGAGGCCCAGGCCCTCGCCCATTTCCCATTGCGAGATCAATAAAACCCCCATCAGCAACCGGAAATGATTGTCTGTCATAATTGGAACTAGAAGGCTGGTGTACATAATTTTCAGACACCGCATAAAACATTCCACCACTTGATGGATGCAGAAAATGATCATTAGAAGTGCCTGATATATCTGTTTGATGAGAGGGTGCTTCAATGTTGAGACTTGTGGAGGTATACCCATTTGACCTTGGAGCAGTGTTCCAATGAGATGGAAAAGAGATGCTATCTATGGACATATTTTCCATAGGATAAATAAAAGAGCCATTGTCGGAAGTGGTACTCCTACCTGCAATAGAGATCCAATCTAATTGATATGACTATGACTATTTACAATGGCCTACAAATAGTTGCCACAAAAAAAAAGGCcaataaaccaaaataaaaacaacaaataagcCATTTCAAGTAACACTACCAAGGTTCACATATTGTTGATCAGTATGCATATGATTCCAGTTCTGGTCAGGTTCACCATCAAGCATTGGAGATGAGCTATATAAATGTCTATGCCCCATGACTCGATAGCAATCTCAGTAGTCAAAATAGACAGTATGGCTAAGTTAGACCAGCAAATAACTCAACCTGCAAGAAAAAAAGGGCATGTGAATATATCAGTAACAAAATACAAAGTTCAAAACAATCGAGCAACTCCATTTCAAAGTTACAAAGTATGTGAAAGACAAAATTCATCCATGACAGAAACATGTGaaattaacacaaaataaataaccatTTGTATTTATCTAATTTATTCCATATCAAACACACTGACTTGAAACTGGAGAGCTTTACCATACATGCATAATATTTAACAAGATCCAGGTAAAACacttatttgaaagaaaatcagTGTGTATTCTAAAGAGTTGTTTGGATATTAAATTCGATTTAAACACCCATGGTGACAATCCCGCATTGCATGCAGAACTTCAACATATTCACAACATGTAGAGTAAAGACTCGAGAAAAGTGAATCATTTAGAGGTTAATTGGACATATTTGCAAGGGACAATTGAGAAACAAGACAACAAATATGTATACGCAAACTCAAGTGAAAAGAACTAGAGTCAGAAATAGAAAGTCACATGTCCATGGTGTAACCTTCCTGAAAAAGGTAATTACTATCATAATCATAAATTGTCATTAACACGGAGTTGTTACCAAGGGATAATTCAGATAATCTTGCAAGATTAGGGAGCATATAATCTATAAatcataatttcaaatttagtatAAATACAGTCTTAGtatattacaaaaaaagtaGTCCTACAATTAAATCTAGCCTGACCTTCCTCTTTTCCACTTACAGCATATACAAGCACCACTGGCACTTCCACATGTCTAGTCAATAGAAAAATTCCTTAGATTATCGATATATTATTCATCAGTTTACATCATTTGTCATTCAATCCTTTACAGGCAAACGGATCTAGGCCTACAGAAGACCACCTAGCTTGAAGCTTCAGGTCCAGCTGCCAAGAATACCAAAGAAAATATCGAAGGGGTAAATAAGAAGTAACTAACTGATATAGGAGCTCAATGGATATCAAGATGATGTGTTTAATCAGCCAAAAGGACAATACTCACAGCATGAACTATACTATCTATGTTAGTGTTCCAATTAACCACCGAAATTGCATGATAGGTGTAGGCTACAGCCCTGTGAATTAGAACGCCATCAACAGGCATGCACAAAAAGAGAAGCATGACTACCAGCCACACAATTTGGCGGAGTGAGGAGAATCACCACTGGCAATTATTTCTGGAGAGGAGGAAATATATGCTTCTGGTCATCAAGGCTTGGGAATTCGGCGTAAACTGACAGAAACTAGCCTGTAAAATGCTAAACAGGTGCCACTCATATACTCCTTAACCGTAACAAATACGAAGTGTCCCAGTAAGTCCAATCACGTGAAGCCAAACTAATGGGATGTCTCTCTTGATTGAcacaagaaaatataaatgagGGAGAAGGGTCATAGTTGAGATTTAAATTAGACGGATAATGGTTCCTCACTCTAGTTTATTATGAGTAACAGCATATGACTTAAAAAGAGGAGTGATTGGAAGTAGGATGACTCAAGCAACAGACTTACCTGGCAAGGTTTACAAACAGCAAATGTTAGCATTCCTATTATTTTCCTGCACTTGAAAAATGATAATCAACTATGTGCTCAACCAGGCACAAAGGGAAAGACTCCTAAATTTTCCTAATAATAAGTATAGTAGGCAAGAGAAGACCAACTAAACacaaataatttatgcaaataCAGTGtataaactaaaaatcaaaGTATTTGAACTACAATGGTAATTTGTTATTCGAAGGGGTAAATGGAATAAcaagaaggaaaaaggtttaataaaacaatttatatatctCACAAAAATTAAGAGATGAATCCACAGTCAAAACGAAAACAATTTCACCCTGATTATCTTATAGAAAACACAAGAGTCCggggaaaaaaatattatcaaaactaGACTACAGTTTTTACTACAAGGAAATGGAGTATTTCTCATATGTCACAAATAGTTTAAGAACCAGAACCATCTACTTCCAATACCACCATTTAATAATCTCCGAATCACAAAATTGTAACATAATTAGAGTATAGGGGAGCAGAAAGAACCCTTCATCAATATAATGTACAGATGGTCGCAACCAGGCAAGCACAACAGTTAAGAAAATAGAAGTTACATTATTATCCCagatgttaaaatttaaagcCAAAAAGAGGGATGGGGCAGGCATATCCTCGGTGAGTTAAATTTGgttcattcatttcattttagAGAGGAAAGAAACAGATTAAAACCAGTCA
This genomic interval from Vigna radiata var. radiata cultivar VC1973A chromosome 8, Vradiata_ver6, whole genome shotgun sequence contains the following:
- the LOC106771941 gene encoding probable E3 ubiquitin-protein ligase RHG1A isoform X1, with translation MGHRHLYSSSPMLDGEPDQNWNHMHTDQQYVNLDWISIAGRSTTSDNGSFIYPMENMSIDSISFPSHWNTAPRSNGYTSTSLNIEAPSHQTDISGTSNDHFLHPSSGGMFYAVSENYVHQPSSSNYDRQSFPVADGGFIDLAMGNGRGPGPHKRKSPGVPSVCERGSTSRCFNAASANAADRPTSSELRPEKPTMDSLYMPWDHVNMTPDHVNMTPSFRGRGLSIRGESSLRNVRSRSTLDLESNLARTHLSNTHSHNSFSTGPQMDHSTMVDLSTQTSGSLTRDWSQMSVCLAHGRVPSSDANAFNHEANHFLAGNGSSNAPVDVGGFHNEFGTSRNPTAPQSFHSNCPAQPARGVRSNYSQRSTPTFRASSSLRLGRMAPSDDGLHMVAESYSSRHPRPLTTIGWHSNDRNGRSRIHSDRYRALADEVGLNDQFSFEGFMIVDRTSLYGRNMIDQHRDMRMDIDNMSYEELLALGERIGHVSTGLSEDLISKYLTETIYCSSEPSQEEEACAICLEEYKNVDDVGTLKACGHDYHVSCIRKWLSMKKVCPICKASALPEETKDK
- the LOC106771941 gene encoding probable E3 ubiquitin-protein ligase RHG1A isoform X2, with product MGHRHLYSSSPMLDGEPDQNWNHMHTDQQYVNLGRSTTSDNGSFIYPMENMSIDSISFPSHWNTAPRSNGYTSTSLNIEAPSHQTDISGTSNDHFLHPSSGGMFYAVSENYVHQPSSSNYDRQSFPVADGGFIDLAMGNGRGPGPHKRKSPGVPSVCERGSTSRCFNAASANAADRPTSSELRPEKPTMDSLYMPWDHVNMTPDHVNMTPSFRGRGLSIRGESSLRNVRSRSTLDLESNLARTHLSNTHSHNSFSTGPQMDHSTMVDLSTQTSGSLTRDWSQMSVCLAHGRVPSSDANAFNHEANHFLAGNGSSNAPVDVGGFHNEFGTSRNPTAPQSFHSNCPAQPARGVRSNYSQRSTPTFRASSSLRLGRMAPSDDGLHMVAESYSSRHPRPLTTIGWHSNDRNGRSRIHSDRYRALADEVGLNDQFSFEGFMIVDRTSLYGRNMIDQHRDMRMDIDNMSYEELLALGERIGHVSTGLSEDLISKYLTETIYCSSEPSQEEEACAICLEEYKNVDDVGTLKACGHDYHVSCIRKWLSMKKVCPICKASALPEETKDK
- the LOC106771941 gene encoding probable E3 ubiquitin-protein ligase HIP1 isoform X3, with the translated sequence MGHRHLYSSSPMLDGEPDQNWNHMHTDQQYVNLDWISIAGRSTTSDNGSFIYPMENMSIDSISFPSHWNTAPRSNGYTSTSLNIEAPSHQTDISGTSNDHFLHPSSGGMFYAVSENYVHQPSSSNYDRQSFPVADGGFIDLAMGNGRGPGPHKRKSPGVPSVCERGSTSRCFNAASANAADRPTSSELRPEKPTMDSLYMPWDHVNMTPDHVNMTPSFRGRGLSIRGESSLRNVRSRSTLDLESNLARTHLSNTHSHNSFSTGPQMDHSTMVDLSTQTSGSLTRDWSQMSVCLAHGRVPSSDANAFNHEANHFLAGNGSSNAPVDVGGFHNEFGTSRNPTAPQSFHSNCPAQPARGVRSNYSQRSTPTFRASSSLRLGRMAPSDDGLHMVAESYSSRHPRPLTTIGWHSNDRNGRSRIHSDRYRALADEGFMIVDRTSLYGRNMIDQHRDMRMDIDNMSYEELLALGERIGHVSTGLSEDLISKYLTETIYCSSEPSQEEEACAICLEEYKNVDDVGTLKACGHDYHVSCIRKWLSMKKVCPICKASALPEETKDK